The Denticeps clupeoides chromosome 5, fDenClu1.1, whole genome shotgun sequence genome includes a region encoding these proteins:
- the gabbr1a gene encoding gamma-aminobutyric acid type B receptor subunit 1 isoform X3 codes for MPCPVMAWLLFIFFCCVPTLSVAIHNSTAGGCAIIRPPRDGGIRYRGLTQEQIRSVQILPVDYEIEYICRGSRIIVGPKVRKCLPDGTWTDMSQHSRCLLLCPRAWTSLENGRVLLQPPGPPVESTTLRYSCHAGFKLEGRNSSYCTKLGKWDSPKPACLFDRNYTGKKKLYIGALFPMSGGWPGGQACLPSAQMALDLVNNRSDILPDYELELIYYDSMCDPGEATKLLYDLLYTEPIKIVLMPGCSSVSTLVAEAARMWNLIVLSYGSSSPALSNRQRFPTFFRTHPSATLHNPTRVKLFQKWNWNKIATIQQTTEVFTSTLDDLEQRVKEAGIEISVRQSFLTDPAVAVKNLKRQDARIIVGLFYETEARKVFCEVFKEKLYGKKYVWFLIGWYADNWFKIKDPAINCTVENMTEAVEGHITTEIVMLNPETVRGASNLTSQEFLGALMNRLGGKNPEETGGFQEAPLAYDAVWALALALNKTVEPLKTKGRRLEDFNYNNHDITAEIYRALNTSSFEGVSGHVVFDAQGSRMAWTLIEQLQGGSYKKIGYYDMTKGNLSWYGNDKWIGSGPPADQTVVIREFRFLSQNLFISVSVFASLGILLGIVCLTFNIYNSNVRYIQNSQPYLNNMTAVGCMLALAAVFPLGIDGPHHGNDDGDDANRSSPVPVVCQFRLWLLGLGFSLAYGSMFTKIWWVHTLFTKKDEKKEKKKQHLEPWKLYATVGVLLAIDVLSLMIWQIVDPLLITIENFTTEAPKGDLDVLIQPQLKHCSSKKMNTWLGIANVFPLSFLLSPPSLYPLALPVSYSFHFFLSFSTTVSSPRTCSLISFLLLTLFFSLHSISPLPPSFYLTLPPALPHPSIAPEFSLKFLQFTRKFLPLPLSLCHNCGTITSNVCPLIYLSSLKMRAHQPSGCIFHNPTWSSTVAWC; via the exons AT GCCCTGTCCAGTAATGGCCTGGCTATTATTTATCTTTTTCTGCTGTGTTCCCACTCTCAGCGTGGCTATACATAATTCAACAGCAGGAg GCTGTGCCATCATTCGCCCACCTCGCGATGGAGGAATACGTTACAGAGGACTGACGCAGGAACAG ATCCGCAGTGTGCAGATCCTGCCTGTGGACTACGAGATTGAGTACATCTGTCGCGGGAGCCGGATCATCGTCGGGCCCAAAGTCAGGAAATGTCTCCCCGACGGCACCTGGACAGACATGAGTCAGCACAGCAGATGCC TGCTGCTGTGTCCACGCGCCTGGACATCTCTGGAGAATGGGCGGGTGTTGCTGCAGCCTCCCGGGCCGCCGGTGGAGAGCACGACTCTGCGCTACAGCTGCCACGCTGGCTTCAAGCTGGAGGGTCGCAACAGCAGCTACTGCACCAAGTTAGGGAAGTGGGACTCCCCGAAGCCAGCCTGCCTGT TTGACAGAAACTACACAG GCAAGAAGAAGCTGTACATCGGGGCGCTCTTCCCCATGAGCGGCGGCTGGCCCGGGGGTCAGGCGTGTCTGCCCTCCGCCCAGATGGCGCTGGACCTGGTCAACAACCGCAGCGACATCCTGCCCGACTACGAGCTGGAGCTCATCTACTACGACAGCATG TGTGACCCGGGCGAAGCCACTAAGCTCCTGTACGACCTGCTCTACACTGAGCCCATTAAGATTGTGCTGATGCCGGGCTGCAGCTCCGTGTCCACCCTGGTGGCTGAAGCAGCGCGCATGTGGAACCTGATTGTG CTGTCATATGGCTCCAGCTCGCCAGCGCTCTCCAACCGCCAGCGCTTCCCCACCTTCTTCCGCACGCACCCCTCCGCCACGCTGCACAACCCCACCCGCGTCAAGCTCTTCCAGAAGTGGAACTGGAACAAAATCGCCACCATCCAGCAGACGACGGAGGTCTTCACTTCG ACCCTGGATGATTTGGAGCAGCGCGTGAAGGAAGCTGGGATAGAGATAAGCGTGCGGCAGAGCTTCCTCACCGATCCTGCCGTGGCTGTCAAGAATCTCAAG CGTCAGGATGCCAGGATCATAGTGGGGCTCTTCTATGAGACAGAAGCCAGGAAAGTATTCTGTGAG GTATTTAAGGAGAAGCTTTATGGGAAGAAGTATGTGTggtttttgattggctggtatgCTGACAACTGGTTCAAGATCAAAGACCCAGCTATCAACTGCACCGTGGAGAACATGACTGAGGCCGTTGAGGGCCACATCACCACCGAGATAGTCATGCTCAACCCTGAGACAGTCCGTGGAGCATCAAACCTG ACCTCTCAAGAATTCCTGGGGGCACTGATGAACAGACTTGGGGGGAAAAACCCAGAGGAGACCGGGGGCTTCCAAGAAGCTCCACTGGCCTACGATGCAGTCTGGGCCCTGGCGCTGGCACTGAACAAGACAGTGGAGCCCCTGAAGACCAAGGGCCGTCGGCTGGAGGACTTCAATTATAACAATCATGACATCACGGCCGAGATCTACCGCGCTCTTAACACCAGCTCTTTCGAAGGGGTTTCT GGTCACGTCGTGTTTGACGCTCAGGGCTCAAGAATGGCTTGGACACTTATCGAGCAGCTCCAAG GTGGGAGCTATAAGAAGATTGGGTACTACGACATGACCAAAGGAAATCTCTCCTGGTACGGCAATGACAAGTGGATAG GATCGGGACCCCCGGCTGACCAGACGGTGGTGATCAGGGAGTTCAGGTTCCTGTCTCAGAACCTCTTCATTTCCGTCTCGGTGTTCGCCAGCTTGGGAATCCTCCTGGGCATCGTGTGTCTCACCTTCAACATCTACAACAGCAACGTGCG GTACATCCAGAACTCACAGCCCTACTTGAACAACATGACGGCCGTCGGCTGCATGCTGGCCCTGGCCGCTGTCTTCCCGCTGGGCATCGACGGCCCCCACCATGGGAACGATGATGGGGACGACGCTAACAGGTCCTCGCCGGTGCCCGTTGTGTGCCAG TTTCGCCTTTGGTTGCTGGGGCTTGGCTTTAGCCTGGCTTACGGGAGCATGTTCACCAAAATCTGGTGGGTTCACACGCTCTTCACCAAGAAGGacgagaagaaagagaagaagaag CAGCACCTGGAACCGTGGAAGCTCTACGCCACAGTGGGAGTCCTGCTGGCCATCGATGTCCTGTCCCTCATGATCTGGCAAATCGTGGACCCTCTACTCATCACTATCGAG AACTTCACCACAGAAGCTCCAAAAGGAGACCTGGACGTCCTGATTCAGCCGCAGCTGAAGCACTGCAGCTCAAAGAAGATGAACACATGGCTGGGTATCGCCAACGTCTTTCCCCTGAGCTTCCTCTtatctcctccctctctctaccCCCTCGCCCTCCCTGTCTCTTATTctttccatttctttctttctttcagcaCCACTGTCTCCTCTCCCCGAACATGCAGCCTTATCTCCTTCCTCCTGctcactctctttttttccctccattccaTATCACCCCTTCCACCCTCCTTCTATCTCACGCTCCCTCCTGCTCTCCCCCATCCCTCAATCGCTCCAGAATTCTCTCTGAAGTTTCTTCAATTTACACGAAAATTCCTTCCACTTCCACTCTCGCTCTGTCATAACTGTGGCACTATCACCAGCAACGTATGTCCACTTATTTACCTTTCAAGTCTGAAGATGAGAGCCCACCAGCCCTCAGGGTGCATTTTCCACAATCCGACTTGGTCGAGCACAGTTGCATGGTGCTGA
- the gabbr1a gene encoding gamma-aminobutyric acid type B receptor subunit 1 isoform X4: MKFLQGQQKPMALLSLRSALLSLTSLLLCSCPAAGKKKLYIGALFPMSGGWPGGQACLPSAQMALDLVNNRSDILPDYELELIYYDSMCDPGEATKLLYDLLYTEPIKIVLMPGCSSVSTLVAEAARMWNLIVLSYGSSSPALSNRQRFPTFFRTHPSATLHNPTRVKLFQKWNWNKIATIQQTTEVFTSTLDDLEQRVKEAGIEISVRQSFLTDPAVAVKNLKRQDARIIVGLFYETEARKVFCEVFKEKLYGKKYVWFLIGWYADNWFKIKDPAINCTVENMTEAVEGHITTEIVMLNPETVRGASNLTSQEFLGALMNRLGGKNPEETGGFQEAPLAYDAVWALALALNKTVEPLKTKGRRLEDFNYNNHDITAEIYRALNTSSFEGVSGHVVFDAQGSRMAWTLIEQLQGGSYKKIGYYDMTKGNLSWYGNDKWIGSGPPADQTVVIREFRFLSQNLFISVSVFASLGILLGIVCLTFNIYNSNVRYIQNSQPYLNNMTAVGCMLALAAVFPLGIDGPHHGNDDGDDANRSSPVPVVCQFRLWLLGLGFSLAYGSMFTKIWWVHTLFTKKDEKKEKKKQHLEPWKLYATVGVLLAIDVLSLMIWQIVDPLLITIENFTTEAPKGDLDVLIQPQLKHCSSKKMNTWLGVVYGYKGLLLLLGIFLAYETKSISTEKINDHRAVGMAIYNVAVLCMITAPVTMILSSQQNASFAFASLAIIFSVYITLVVLFVPKIRRLITRGEWQSEQQDTLKTASSTNNNDEEKSRQLERENRELQKIIQQKEERVSELRSQLAERQALRSRRRPSGQTQNHTGPQQPPPSQAEPKQLSQPPGYSPADKLSSSIPPSFSNSSNLYQPDSKLSRNHCHNSRLPLLYK; the protein is encoded by the exons ATGAAATTTCTGCAAGGTCAGCAGAAACCCATGGCGCTGCTCTCGCTGCGGTCCGCGCTCCTCTCCCtcacctccctcctcctctgctcGTGCCCGGCCGCAGGCAAGAAGAAGCTGTACATCGGGGCGCTCTTCCCCATGAGCGGCGGCTGGCCCGGGGGTCAGGCGTGTCTGCCCTCCGCCCAGATGGCGCTGGACCTGGTCAACAACCGCAGCGACATCCTGCCCGACTACGAGCTGGAGCTCATCTACTACGACAGCATG TGTGACCCGGGCGAAGCCACTAAGCTCCTGTACGACCTGCTCTACACTGAGCCCATTAAGATTGTGCTGATGCCGGGCTGCAGCTCCGTGTCCACCCTGGTGGCTGAAGCAGCGCGCATGTGGAACCTGATTGTG CTGTCATATGGCTCCAGCTCGCCAGCGCTCTCCAACCGCCAGCGCTTCCCCACCTTCTTCCGCACGCACCCCTCCGCCACGCTGCACAACCCCACCCGCGTCAAGCTCTTCCAGAAGTGGAACTGGAACAAAATCGCCACCATCCAGCAGACGACGGAGGTCTTCACTTCG ACCCTGGATGATTTGGAGCAGCGCGTGAAGGAAGCTGGGATAGAGATAAGCGTGCGGCAGAGCTTCCTCACCGATCCTGCCGTGGCTGTCAAGAATCTCAAG CGTCAGGATGCCAGGATCATAGTGGGGCTCTTCTATGAGACAGAAGCCAGGAAAGTATTCTGTGAG GTATTTAAGGAGAAGCTTTATGGGAAGAAGTATGTGTggtttttgattggctggtatgCTGACAACTGGTTCAAGATCAAAGACCCAGCTATCAACTGCACCGTGGAGAACATGACTGAGGCCGTTGAGGGCCACATCACCACCGAGATAGTCATGCTCAACCCTGAGACAGTCCGTGGAGCATCAAACCTG ACCTCTCAAGAATTCCTGGGGGCACTGATGAACAGACTTGGGGGGAAAAACCCAGAGGAGACCGGGGGCTTCCAAGAAGCTCCACTGGCCTACGATGCAGTCTGGGCCCTGGCGCTGGCACTGAACAAGACAGTGGAGCCCCTGAAGACCAAGGGCCGTCGGCTGGAGGACTTCAATTATAACAATCATGACATCACGGCCGAGATCTACCGCGCTCTTAACACCAGCTCTTTCGAAGGGGTTTCT GGTCACGTCGTGTTTGACGCTCAGGGCTCAAGAATGGCTTGGACACTTATCGAGCAGCTCCAAG GTGGGAGCTATAAGAAGATTGGGTACTACGACATGACCAAAGGAAATCTCTCCTGGTACGGCAATGACAAGTGGATAG GATCGGGACCCCCGGCTGACCAGACGGTGGTGATCAGGGAGTTCAGGTTCCTGTCTCAGAACCTCTTCATTTCCGTCTCGGTGTTCGCCAGCTTGGGAATCCTCCTGGGCATCGTGTGTCTCACCTTCAACATCTACAACAGCAACGTGCG GTACATCCAGAACTCACAGCCCTACTTGAACAACATGACGGCCGTCGGCTGCATGCTGGCCCTGGCCGCTGTCTTCCCGCTGGGCATCGACGGCCCCCACCATGGGAACGATGATGGGGACGACGCTAACAGGTCCTCGCCGGTGCCCGTTGTGTGCCAG TTTCGCCTTTGGTTGCTGGGGCTTGGCTTTAGCCTGGCTTACGGGAGCATGTTCACCAAAATCTGGTGGGTTCACACGCTCTTCACCAAGAAGGacgagaagaaagagaagaagaag CAGCACCTGGAACCGTGGAAGCTCTACGCCACAGTGGGAGTCCTGCTGGCCATCGATGTCCTGTCCCTCATGATCTGGCAAATCGTGGACCCTCTACTCATCACTATCGAG AACTTCACCACAGAAGCTCCAAAAGGAGACCTGGACGTCCTGATTCAGCCGCAGCTGAAGCACTGCAGCTCAAAGAAGATGAACACATGGCTGG gtGTGGTGTACGGCTACAAAGGACTGCTTTTACTCTTGGGGATATTTCTGGCTTATGAAACCAAGTCAATCTCAACTGAGAAGATTAATGACCATCGAGCTGTGGGCATGGCCATCTACAATGTGGCT GTGTTATGCATGATTACAGCGCCTGTCACTATGATCCTGTCTTCCCAGCAGAATGCATCTTTCGCCTTCGCCTCACTGGCCATCATCTTCTCTGTGTACATCACTCTGGTCGTGCTGTTTGTACCCAAG ATTCGCCGCCTGATCACGCGGGGCGAGTGGCAGTCGGAGCAGCAGGACACGCTGAAGACCGCCTCGTCCACCAACAACAACGATGAGGAGAAGTCCCGTCAGCTGGAGCGCGAGAACCGAGAGCTGCAGAAGATCATACAACAG aaagaGGAGCGCGTGTCGGAGCTGCGCAGCCAGTTAGCCGAGCGGCAGGCGCTCCGCTCGCGACGCCGCCCGTCTGGCCAGACTCAGAACCATACTGGGCCGCAGCAGCCTCCCCCCTCCCAGGCCGAGCCCAAACAGCTGTCGCAGCCTCCAGGCTACTCGCCCGCCGACAAGCTGTCCTCCTCCATCCCGCCCTCGTTCTCCAACTCCTCCAACCTCTACCAGCCCGACAGCAAGCTCAGCCGGAACCACTGCCACAACAGTCGCCTGCCGCTGCTCTACAAGTGA